From the genome of Mucispirillum schaedleri ASF457:
TCCAGTTTCTCTGCATAGTTAAAACTTTTTCTGGCCAGCCTTTTAATTTATATGTATATTCTAATAATTCATCTGCATATTCTGTAATTTTTAAAAACCATTGTTCCAGCTCTTTCATTTCTACAATTGAAGAGCATCGCCAGCAGTGCCCATCTTCCACTTGTTCATTTGCTAAAACTGTTTCACATTCAGGGCACCAGTTTACAAGAGATTTCTTTTTATATGCTAAACCTTTTTTCCATAATTCTATAAATATTTTCTGCTCCCATTTATAGTATTCTGGGTCACAAGTTGCTACTTCTCTTGACCAGTCATAAGAAAAACCTAGTTTTTTAAGCTGTTCTTTCATATTTGCAATATTTGAATATGTCCAGTCAGCAGGGTGTCTGTTATTTTGTTTTGCAGCATTTTCTGCAGGCAGACCAAAAGCATCCCAGCCCATAGGGTGAATAACATTTAGTCCCTGCATAAATTTAAAACGGGAAACAACATCACCAATAGAATAGTTGCGAACATGTCCCATGTGAATATTTCCTGATGGATATGGAAGCATTTCTAAACAATAATATTTTTCTTTACTATTATCTACTTCTCTTTTAAAAACATCATTTTCTTCCCAGCGTTTTTGCCATTTTGATTCAAATGCAGATGGATTATATTTCATAAATCTTTCACCATTAATAATTTTAACTTTTATGTCATATACCACAATATATATAATTTAAGCAAGTAAAATGTAATATTTTTAAGTTCAGATTATTATATATTAAGAGATTAAATTGAAAGGGTAAGTCTGTCTTTTAAAAGCAGCCTTTATATTCTCATAGAAAGGCTTATTCTGCCTCTTTCTTTATCAATATCTATAACCATAACCTGCACTTTCTGACCAACTTTTACAACTTCACTTGGATGTTTAATATAGCTTTCAGAAAGCTCAGAAATATGGACAAGACCATCATTTTTTAAACCAATATCTACAAAAGCACCAAAATCTACAATATTAGTTACTTTGCCAGATATTACCATACTTGGTTTTAAATCATCAAGGTTTACAATACTTTTCTTAAATATTACAGGGTCTATACTGTCACGCACATCTCTGTCTGGTTTTTCTAAATTTTCTATAATATCATTAAAAGTATATATTCCAAGACCTGTTTCTTCTGCAAGTTTATTTAGGTTGTTTGTTTTTGCAACTTTTCTAATTAATCCCACTTCTTTAACAGTCAAATTAAATCTATTTAATAATGTATGGACAGCATCATAAGTTTCTGGGTGAATAAACATACTGTCTAACATTTCGTCACCACCATAGATTTTTAAAAACCCTGCACACTGTTTAAAGATAGATTCTCCAATTCCTGCTATTTTTAAAAGCTGGTTTCTATTAATAAAAATGCCATTATCTTCTCTAAATTTAACTATTTTTTCAGCAATAGAGTAGTTAAGACCTGATACATACTGTAAAAGGGAAGGGCTTGCTGTATTTAAATTTACACCAACATTATTTACCACATCTTCCACAACTGTCTGTAGTGTATTTTCAAGTTTTTTCTTATTTACATCATGCTGATACATTCCAACACCAATAGAACGCGGTTCAATTTTTACAAGCTCTGCAAGCGGGTCAATAACTCTGCGGGCAATAGATATAGCCCCCCTTATGGTAACATCTAAATCTGGAAACTCTTTTGCAGCTACTTCACTTGCAGAATATACACTAGCACCTGCTTCATTTACAATGGTATATTCCACATTTAACTGGATTTCGCTTAAAACTTTTGCAACAAATTCTTCTGTTTCTCTGCTTGCTGTGCCATTGCCTATAGATATGGCATTAATATTAAATTTATTTATTATTTCAATAACTTTCTTTTTACTGCCTTCATAATCACTTTGTGGTGGAGTAGGGTATATAACTCCATAAGTTAATAACTTGCCAGTTTCATCAACTGCTGCATATTTACAGCCTGTTTTATAAGCTGGATCAAGCCCTAAAACTGACCTGCCTTTTACTGGCGGCGTCATTAAAAGGCTTTTTAAATTATCACCAAAAACATGAATAGCTCTTTCTTCAGCATTCTGTCTTAATTCACTTCTTATTTCCAGCTCAATAGAAGAAGAAAGCATTGTTTTAAATGCACGACCTGCACATTTTTCTATAATTTTATTATGCTTGTATCCTTCTTCATATATTATAGCAAGCACAGTATTTATACATGTTTCTTCATCAATATTCAGTTTAACTTTTAATACATGTTCTCTTTCGCCTCTAAAAATTGCTAAAACTCTATGTGGTGGCAGTGTTTTTATTTTTTCTTCAAATTCATAATATGCTTCATAAGGAGTTCTTTCTTGAAAATCCTCTGCTGCAGCTGATGAAATAACTGCATTTTTATTATATATTTCTCTTAATCTGTTTTTTATATTAATATTATGTCCAATATCTTCAGTAAT
Proteins encoded in this window:
- a CDS encoding Tex-like N-terminal domain-containing protein produces the protein MVDLDSLIKEFTFPKKNVENLIALYLDGNTVPFIARYRKEQTGAMDEIQIRNILERYEYLENLNKRKEEVIKNIDEKGKLTDKLKLALQKAATLTEVEDLYAPYKSKKKTKADIAREAGIEPVAEYIKTHNDLSELENFAKDYINEKAADIDTVLSMARDIITEDIGHNINIKNRLREIYNKNAVISSAAAEDFQERTPYEAYYEFEEKIKTLPPHRVLAIFRGEREHVLKVKLNIDEETCINTVLAIIYEEGYKHNKIIEKCAGRAFKTMLSSSIELEIRSELRQNAEERAIHVFGDNLKSLLMTPPVKGRSVLGLDPAYKTGCKYAAVDETGKLLTYGVIYPTPPQSDYEGSKKKVIEIINKFNINAISIGNGTASRETEEFVAKVLSEIQLNVEYTIVNEAGASVYSASEVAAKEFPDLDVTIRGAISIARRVIDPLAELVKIEPRSIGVGMYQHDVNKKKLENTLQTVVEDVVNNVGVNLNTASPSLLQYVSGLNYSIAEKIVKFREDNGIFINRNQLLKIAGIGESIFKQCAGFLKIYGGDEMLDSMFIHPETYDAVHTLLNRFNLTVKEVGLIRKVAKTNNLNKLAEETGLGIYTFNDIIENLEKPDRDVRDSIDPVIFKKSIVNLDDLKPSMVISGKVTNIVDFGAFVDIGLKNDGLVHISELSESYIKHPSEVVKVGQKVQVMVIDIDKERGRISLSMRI